The following coding sequences are from one Shewanella violacea DSS12 window:
- a CDS encoding sigma-70 family RNA polymerase sigma factor, which translates to MAQALGQDKATETEIDQCLMLNYAKGDTSAFETLYLKHKGGLYRYFVRQIGDKQLAEDLYQETWGRIIKSASSYQADAKFTTWLYRIAHNLLIDHVRAVKPVDLFSETFAEEQDGEAFLPSDQMSPDRAMEDSAKANLLKRCIALLPTVQKEALLLNMEAGFTAGAIADIVGVTLEATKSRIRYANQGLKACVMNKWQEVQNER; encoded by the coding sequence GTGGCACAAGCGTTAGGGCAAGATAAAGCGACAGAGACGGAAATAGATCAGTGTTTAATGCTGAACTATGCCAAAGGAGACACCTCGGCATTTGAAACTCTCTATCTAAAACATAAGGGTGGCTTGTATCGTTATTTTGTCCGCCAGATAGGGGATAAACAGCTTGCAGAAGACCTCTATCAGGAGACGTGGGGGCGGATCATCAAATCCGCATCCAGCTATCAGGCCGATGCTAAATTTACTACCTGGCTCTATCGGATAGCGCATAACTTGCTTATCGATCACGTCAGGGCGGTAAAACCTGTGGATCTGTTTAGCGAAACATTCGCCGAAGAGCAAGACGGCGAAGCGTTTCTTCCCAGTGATCAGATGTCACCGGACAGGGCGATGGAAGATAGTGCCAAGGCTAACCTGCTTAAACGTTGCATAGCATTATTGCCTACGGTGCAGAAAGAAGCCTTGTTATTGAATATGGAGGCGGGCTTTACCGCCGGTGCCATTGCAGACATAGTCGGCGTGACGCTCGAAGCGACCAAGAGTCGTATTCGCTATGCAAACCAAGGTCTGAAAGCCTGTGTGATGAATAAGTGGCAGGAGGTTCAAAATGAAAGATGA